TCCACCAGCACCACCTTCTGGTGCATGAACCCCGGCTGATAGCGCCAGATTTGCACACCCGCCTGGATCACCTCGTCGAAATAGGCAAACGCCGCCAGCCACACGATCCGGTGATCTATGCCTTCCGGCACCAGAATCCGCACATCAGCCCCTCGCATCGCGGCCAACTTCAGCGACGTCAGAATGTCGATCTCCGGCACGAAATAGGGCGACGCGATCCAGACACGGTCCTTGGCAGCATCAATTGCGGCGCAGAAATACAGGCTTCCACTTTCGATTTCATCGGCTGGCCCCGTCGGGATCACCAGCCCGTCATAATCGCCCGCATCACGGGGTTCCCAGTTCAATGGCTCGGTCAGGTCTTCATGCGTTGCCCAGTGCCAGTCCTCGGCAAACACAAGCTGAAGCTGCGTGACCATCGGTCCGCGAAGCTGGACATGCGTATCCCGCCACGGCCCGAACCGCGTATCCCGTCCCATATATTCGTCCCCCACGTTCAGCCCGCCGATAAAACCCACCTCGCCATCGACGATCACGATCTTGCGATGGTTGCGGAAATTGAGCTGAAACCGCGAATGCGGCCCGCGGATCGAATGGGCGCTATAAGCCCGCACACCGGCATCGCGCAACTTGTCGAGATAGGACTTAGGTAACCGCGTCGATCCGATGTCGTCATAGATCAGCCGCACGGGAACACCCTGCCCCGCCTTGCGGATCAGCAGGTTCTGCATCGCCCGACCAAGTTCATCATCATGGAACATGTAGAACTGCACGAGGATGTAATCCTGCGCTGCCTCGATCGCCGCAAAGATGGCGCCGAACGTGTCATCCCCGTCGACCAGCAGTTTCGCGTCATTGCCGGACACGACGGGCATCTCGGCCACGCGCTCGAACGGTTTGGTGTTCAACCCGTCCGGCAAATGGCGCGCCGCATGGGCTTCGCCAAATTCGACGATCTGCGCGGCGACGGCTTCACTGCTGCGCCTCGCGACGACGTAACCGTTATAGCGCGACTGCCCGAAAAACAGAAACAGGGGCACCCCGAAATGCGGCGCAACCAGCAAGAACACCACCCACGCCACCGCCCCTTGCGGCGTGCGCGCGCTTTTGACCGCCGATATCGCGCAGGCGATTGCGGCCATGAATAGGACGGCAAGTATGATGGCTGATATCAGGGCCCACATGCGACATCTTTCCTTTGAGCTTCGCTCGAACAACTTCCGGGCGATCCAGATGCAAGGCGCAAACGGCGAGGCCCAGCCACGGCACGATTTCAAGTCCCGGGCAACTTTTCAACTGCTTCCCGTCACGGCATCAGAAACTCGCCGCCAATCCGATGGAAAACCCTTCCAGCACCTCGCCACGCGTATAGCGCGCCATCAACCGGGTCGTCGTCACCCACGGCACCCAAGTCTCGGAAAGGTCAATTTCGCCGCCAAACCCCACCTGTGCCAACCAGTCCGTATCAAGCACTTCGCCTTGATCACCAGGCGGGTAACTGCCCGTCGCCTCGTAAACGACACGGATAGGCCGGTCGAACAACTCTGCGCCCGTAGGCACCCGCAACCGTGTCCACAGCGTGGTGGTGATCGCATCGGCATCGCCCACCAGTTCCTTGTCGCCGGCGATTGGCTTCAGTCGAATATGGGTATGGCGCAAACTGACATCGGCCTCGTAATCATTATTCCAACGCTGGTTGTAGACCAAGCTCAGCGACGCCCCATAGCCGCCCGCCGCCACGCCGCCATCTTTCAGAAGCGCCGGATCAAGGCCCAGACGATTTCCCACGACCTGTCCCGCAACAGATATGTCGCTTTGCACCCGTCCCAGTGCAACATGCGCCATCGGTCGCAAAAGCAGGTTCTCTGTCAGGTCGAATTCCCAGCCAACGCCGCCCGTGGCTGAAGCGCTGGTAAACTTGAACGGCAGACGCGACCGTTCGGCCCTTCGCTGAACAGCAGCACAGGATCGTAGCGGTTATATCCGATATACCCTTCCAGATAGAGCGGCACATCCTCGCTCCAACGCAACCCACCACCAAGTTGCGCCGAACGGAGATCGTAGCGTTCATCCGATCCGCTACCGGTGTCGAGAAACAGCGCGCTCGCCGTTTCACTTGGCACGACGGACATCCCCAGCACCGCCAGGGTGCCCTCGACATTGCGTCGAACGAACGCACCCACCAATGAACGGTCCTAGGCGCGTGCAGGCAGGGCAAGCAACAGCGCGAAACACAGCACAATTACGGATCGAAGCGGTCGAGTCATTCCCCGGTATGGCGATCAACGCGCCGAGTACGCAAGGAAAAACGCGAGAGCAGCACCTTGCCGATCGGCCAGTGTCGGCTCCATGCGCATATCCAGAAAGGTGATCGCGACGCATCCGCAAGACATTACTGCCCCCGAGACTCCAACCCTGCGACTGGCAATCCTCTTTGTTAGACCGGCGCTTGACATAACGAAAAAGATAGAATGAACGCTGACCGGATCCTTTCTGTTCCCGATTTTATTTCCCTTAGTTTCAGGAACCTCTGCGCCCTGCTTCCGGTTTAATCCTCACAAGGCGACAGCCTCTTGCGAAAGGAGTAGGCAAATGAAACGTATTATGACCACAACTGCACTTGCTGCGCTGCTAATGGCGAACCCGCTGGTAGCTCAAGAGGACACATCAAACACCGATGGCGCCTCTGATACGGAACAATCCCAGTCTGAAGCCCCGGCTGACGACAGCGGCGCGGAAACCGGCACGGAAACCGAACCTGCAGCGGAGCCTGTGGCTCCTGCGGAAGGGGAAGACGCTGAAGGGGCCGGCAGTATGGACGATCCCGCCTCTGAACCCGTAGATGGCGCAGAGGCACCTGCTGACGACACTGATATGGAAGCAATGCCAGAGGGCACCGATGCAACCGGTGGCATGGACGCACCCGCCGAAGGCGACAGCATGGAAGCCCCGGCTGAAGGTGCTGAAACCACCGACCCCTTCGAGGGCAATGACACTGCCGGATCGCCCGACTATCAGCCCGAAGGTTTCGTCTTCGTTGAAGCAGGTAGCTACACCGCCGAACAGTTGACCGGCGCTGCCGTCTTCGACCTCAACGAAGATCGCATTGGCGAAGTCAATGACGTGCTAGTCGACGGCGACGCGATCACCAATGTGATCATCGACGTGGGTGGTTTTCTCGGCATCGGTGAGAAACCTGTTTCCCTTGACGTCAGCGAAGTTGACGTGATGCAGGCAACCGAAGGCGGCGAAGTCCGTGC
This genomic window from Qingshengfaniella alkalisoli contains:
- the cls gene encoding cardiolipin synthase; the encoded protein is MWALISAIILAVLFMAAIACAISAVKSARTPQGAVAWVVFLLVAPHFGVPLFLFFGQSRYNGYVVARRSSEAVAAQIVEFGEAHAARHLPDGLNTKPFERVAEMPVVSGNDAKLLVDGDDTFGAIFAAIEAAQDYILVQFYMFHDDELGRAMQNLLIRKAGQGVPVRLIYDDIGSTRLPKSYLDKLRDAGVRAYSAHSIRGPHSRFQLNFRNHRKIVIVDGEVGFIGGLNVGDEYMGRDTRFGPWRDTHVQLRGPMVTQLQLVFAEDWHWATHEDLTEPLNWEPRDAGDYDGLVIPTGPADEIESGSLYFCAAIDAAKDRVWIASPYFVPEIDILTSLKLAAMRGADVRILVPEGIDHRIVWLAAFAYFDEVIQAGVQIWRYQPGFMHQKVVLVDETITSIGTLNMDNRSCRLNFEATAMIFDSRMAKQVAAMLEKDFERSTRMTALLADQPLRRQIGARVARLFGPLL
- a CDS encoding PRC-barrel domain-containing protein, giving the protein MKRIMTTTALAALLMANPLVAQEDTSNTDGASDTEQSQSEAPADDSGAETGTETEPAAEPVAPAEGEDAEGAGSMDDPASEPVDGAEAPADDTDMEAMPEGTDATGGMDAPAEGDSMEAPAEGAETTDPFEGNDTAGSPDYQPEGFVFVEAGSYTAEQLTGAAVFDLNEDRIGEVNDVLVDGDAITNVIIDVGGFLGIGEKPVSLDVSEVDVMQATEGGEVRAYVSQTKEMLKELPRYEGPQ